Proteins co-encoded in one Ananas comosus cultivar F153 linkage group 15, ASM154086v1, whole genome shotgun sequence genomic window:
- the LOC109721451 gene encoding AP-3 complex subunit sigma isoform X2 encodes MGVCASSSAPVVLRRSSPHNLSRLRITCIMIRAVIVMNTQGKPRLLKFYDFQPPEKQQELVRSVFSVLSGRAENVSNFVDADAIFGPGTRLVYKHLATLYFIFVFDSSENELAVLDLIQVFVETLDRCFKNVCELDVVFNFNKIELSSNMVPA; translated from the exons ATGGGTGTGTGTGCTTCTTCCTCCGCTCCGGTGGTGTTGCGTCGCTCATCGCCGCACAATCTCTCTCGTCTCCGAATCACGTGCATCATGATTCGTGCTGTGATCGTGATGAACACCCAGGGCAAACCCCGCCTCCTCAAATTCTACGATTTCCAG CCTCCGGAGAAGCAGCAGGAGCTCGTCCGCAGCGTCTTCTCGG TTTTGTCGGGGAGAGCGGAGAATGTTAGCAACTTCGTCGACGCCGATGCGATCTTCGGCCCG GGCACTAGGCTGGTATACAAGCATTTGGCTACACTatatttcatttttgttttcgaTAGTTCTGAGAACGAGCTTGCAGTGCTTGACCTCATACAAG TCTTTGTCGAAACATTGGACCGATGCTTCAAGAACGTGTGCGAGCTTGACGTAGTATTCAATTTCAACAAG ataGAGTTAAGCTCAAACATGGTGCCGGCGTAA
- the LOC109721451 gene encoding AP-3 complex subunit sigma isoform X1 has translation MGVCASSSAPVVLRRSSPHNLSRLRITCIMIRAVIVMNTQGKPRLLKFYDFQPPEKQQELVRSVFSVLSGRAENVSNFVDADAIFGPGTRLVYKHLATLYFIFVFDSSENELAVLDLIQVFVETLDRCFKNVCELDVVFNFNKLHTILDEIILGGQVIETNSEEVLKAVEEISRLEKSSSTISLVPKSVSGRFGR, from the exons ATGGGTGTGTGTGCTTCTTCCTCCGCTCCGGTGGTGTTGCGTCGCTCATCGCCGCACAATCTCTCTCGTCTCCGAATCACGTGCATCATGATTCGTGCTGTGATCGTGATGAACACCCAGGGCAAACCCCGCCTCCTCAAATTCTACGATTTCCAG CCTCCGGAGAAGCAGCAGGAGCTCGTCCGCAGCGTCTTCTCGG TTTTGTCGGGGAGAGCGGAGAATGTTAGCAACTTCGTCGACGCCGATGCGATCTTCGGCCCG GGCACTAGGCTGGTATACAAGCATTTGGCTACACTatatttcatttttgttttcgaTAGTTCTGAGAACGAGCTTGCAGTGCTTGACCTCATACAAG TCTTTGTCGAAACATTGGACCGATGCTTCAAGAACGTGTGCGAGCTTGACGTAGTATTCAATTTCAACAAG TTGCATACGATATTGGACGAAATCATATTAGGGGGACAGGTGATTGAAACCAACTCCGAGGAAGTGTTGAAGGCCGTGGAAGAGATCTCAAGGTTGGAGAAATCTTCAAGCACAATAAGCCTTGTACCGAAGTCGGTTTCTGGAAGATTTGGTCGGTAG